aattttcttttacttttagCGTGCTTTCAGATAATAAATGCTACCCAATGCTCGCTGAATACGATGAAAACCGTAATGAATGAACTGGATAAGAAATTGAATCAGACGAAATGAATAAATAGGCATATCTGGAGGCtggaaaaaatacaaaaattgtcGTTCGGGAACTTTTATGACTACACTAGTAAAACATGTTATCTTATCCAGCAACCCGGACCTTAATCCAATGAACCAATTTAACTCCCAGTAACATCAAAGCCTagtcatttgaaaaaaataagtcAGTTTTTGCGACCCTTTGCAAGAAACCGTTGTACCAGATTGTTCTAGGTTCCTCAAGCAGGATTGAAATTTACCACATATacattgtaataaaaataaatgagcaTTCGTTAAAAACTGTTCCATATGTATCAAAACAGTATTTGTATTGCTAGTCTACaagtaattataaattaaagcaaatcCAGACATGTCAGCTCTTCAAGATTATAGTAATACCAGTACTAGTAGTACCTGATACTTGATAGCTCGTCAGCAAGTGCTTAGTCAAGCTTTAGATTCTTGCCCGAATTTCTACGGAGCTATTTTTAATTTGCTCACAATATTCTCCTTCTGAAGGAAGTTCATCACTTGACCTTTTTAAACGTTGGTGGTTACGCTCTACGGTTACGTTTTACAGCATAATACCATTAGTATTATCTAGCCACCAATAAGCATGCAGTCATTAaagtgtttttaattatttgactttcacatcgaTTGCTaatcaaaaacaattaaaagtaCATTCTGTATTGTAGCACAATAAAACTGCCTAACATGGCATGCGTTACCAGTACAACATGAACCTTTCGATCAGAACGTTCTTGGTTATCACTGCTATTTCCTCGGTACAGGCTGTCAACGTTAATCGTTCGATCGACGTTGTGCAATATGTGACAAACGTGACTCACTTCATCAAGGATCAATACGCTGGAACGTTCGTCTGCTGGTTACTTCAATACAGCTTAGAATTCTTGCCCGTATTTCTACAAAACACACTGGCCCAAATGCTGTTTGCTCACGATGATCTCCTTCTGATGCAGGTGGATCTATTCACACCTTACAACGCGTCGTACCTTACGCCCAACATGGTTACCATCTTTGTCGAAACATTGAACGACGACGTGAATTTGCCTCATTTAGACAACTGGCTTGATGCAATACCAGACCAGGTAGTTGTGATCGTACTGTTCAAACTAACGAATCCAGTGCTGGTGCCTGTTGTTGCTGAACATTTTCTGGTGCACGGAGTTGCTAATTTGGTGATGATTCCTACCAACCAAAATCACATTTTCACATTCAACTACGCTCCGCTAAGGATCTTACCACATGCTGCGTTTCCTCATCCGCAAACATTGCTGTACAATCGCCTAAAGGAATTGAAAGTGAACTCTACGATCGTTAGCTTCGTAAAGGACGTGTTTAGCAATCCTGTTGAAGGAGATGCCGAAGGAGAAGACGCTAAGCTGTTCAAACTGTTCTTCGAAAGGTTCAGCATTACACCAATATTTCAAGAACTGGAGTGTGACGAAAATCAATGGTTTATGCAATGTCTATCACAATCGAATGCTCTCTTCTTCGCGAATCGGATCAATTTTCGAGCGATTACTCCCCAATTGGTGGACacaattgaaatagacaagcTTGTTATTTTCGCTCCTAAGGGAAAACCATTGACTTTCGCTAAAATCCTGCTGAAACCCTTCCAGACCTTCGCATGGATATCCTTACTAATTATATGCTTCGTcgtttatttgatttgttaCCTTATGCCGAACGTTATTCACAATGATTTACTTTTTCTTGCCCTCATGGGTATAGAGAAGAAGAATCTACGATTTACTAGTCGCTTTGAAAAACTGTTTGCTGCATCATTGATTATACTGTTCTTTCAACTCAAGTGTGGCTACGAAACCAAATTTATGTCGTATATGATCGATACACCTACCTTGCCAGACCCGAGAACGATTGCAGATCTGCGTCGTAGAAGTTGTCAGGTAATCGTCAACACTAACTTATACGACCCAGCCCAATTTCGTGACCAGTTGGGTGAGTTAATGTTGTTGTCAAACGATCGATCGTTGGAAGTAAAGGACAAAGGTCTGTTAGTCAATCACGTAGGACTGAAGTTGATTCTGAAGGATGTCGTTAATATTGACCCCAGCAATGGAAAACACCTTTACGTTGAGCTGCAGGAAACACTAGGCGAAATAATTCCATTTTTCTACTTTCGCAAAACAAGTCTATTTCAGCAGAAATTCACCAAATTCCGACGATATGTGCATGAGGCAGGACTGCAACAACACTGGCGAAGAATGATTAAAGCATCGTATGACAGAAAATGGAATGCCATCATCAGAAATATGTCTATCGTCAAACAAGAGATTGTTCAGGCTGATACTCTgaaaccaattttcatctGCATTGTACTGCAATGGCTGCTAGCTGCACTTATTTTCGTGTGTgaatttgttgtgttttatgtaCTATCTTGGAAGAAAAGGTATAGAGAAGCCGAAATGATAAGGCGAACATATAAGAACTGTACGTTTAAGAAACGTTGCAAAGTTCGTGAATAGGCTGACAACTTGACACCGATACCGCCACTTTGGATAAGCTAGTTCAACCAGAAGTAAACATAAGTCATTTCTAAATGAAAACCGAAATAACACATCTTTTAACTAATGTAAAACAGTAATGTAAATGTAatgtaaaaattcattcaatcTTCAAACTACAGAACTAATAATATCCAAGATTACACTCATGAGTACCTTaattcataaattaaattggATCAAAATATTggataaattcaatttaaaatcacGTAGGGTATGGCTAAATTATATCCGTATCACCGAACCCgaacaggaaaaacaaatattgttgTGAAATAATCCAAGAACGCTACTGTTTATTCACTGTGTATGTACCTAATTTACCTGTGTATTTTAATTTCCTAAAACTAATTTAACAAACTAAGGATAACTCATAAATAAATGGCAATAAATcatgttaaatcatgtttcaaactttaaaatagtaataaaaatttgtttttcatttcgttacCCCTTTTATGGACGAGCTTCTGTGCAACAGCATAGACGGCCTACGAAAAAGTGCGTTAAATATGCACACCACCACATAAACGCTGTTCGTTGACTTACGTACACATCTTCAAGCTTGGCGTTTGTTATCGGCACAGCTAAACAAGTGCCACAAGCGATGCATTCATAATAGTGTTGCGTGAACCGTTCCAACGCACTGAACCGGACAGCATGAGCAACGACGAGAAGTACGTGTTCTATGGGGGACCGTTGGAAGAACCGATCGAAGCTGGCTGTCGATCGCTCGGTGAATTGATCATCAAGCGTCTAAAGGAGAACGGAGACGGAGTAACATTCGTAAGTACCGGCGGAGTAGCGAAGAAGCATTCGATGCAAATGCTCGTAACAGCTTCCTATCTGTATTGCGTAGATCGATGGCGTGACAGACGAAAAGTTTACGTTCGCCGATGTACTGGAACGGTCCGTTCGGCTGGCAAACCGGTTCCATCGGTTGGGCATCAAGAAAGATACGGTGGTGGCTGTGATGTGCGAGAACCGTATCGAGATGCCGATCGTGACGTTTGCGGCAACGTATATGCGAGCGATACCGCTTCTGCTCAACCCTGGCTACACCGCTACGGAGTTGGCGCATGTGCTGAAGCAGACTCAACCGCGTGCCATCTTCGCGTCGCCCCTGGCTATGGCCACCCTGCAACCGCTGCTCAGGAACGTGCCTTCCATAAAATTAACCGTACTGTTCGGTGACAAGAAACCGCACCCGAAGGTGACGCTGTTCCGGGAACTGTTCGATCGGAACCGGGCTCAGTACATTAGCTTCACTCCGCAACCGGTGCAGCTTCACGAACAAGTGGGCTTGATGATACTATCCTCCGGTACTACCGGTCTTCCAAAGGCAGTCCAGCTAACGCACTACAACGTCATGTGTGTGCTGGGGTACATGCGCGAAAATTCCAACGTCATCCCGTTCGAACAGATCGGACTGGGACTGCTGCCCTTCTTTCACGTGTACGGTTACATGGTCCTGTTGCACTCGCTCATCAACCGGAGACTGTTGGTATCGCTGCCCCGATTCGAACCGACGCTATTCCTGTCCACGATACAGAAGTACCGGGTGACGATCGCGTCCCTTGCCCCACCGCTGATGGTATTCCTCGCAAAGCACCCGCTGGTCGACAAGTACGATCTGAGTTCGCTCGTGTTTCTCGGCTGTGGAGCAGCCCCGCTCAGCAAAGAGCTCGAGCTGGCCGTCATGAAGCGTTTGCCGAACCTGCAGATGATACTCGTCGGGTATGGGCTGAGCGAAACATCGCTCGGTGTTACGACGCGGGCCTCGGATGTGCACGGCAGTGTCGGCCAGGTAAACAAGCTGAGCTGGCTGAAGGTGGTCGATGTGAAGACGGGTCGTACGCTCGGTCCACACGAGACGGGGGAAATCTGCGTCAAGGGACCGCTGGTGATGAAGGGTTACCTGAA
The Anopheles moucheti chromosome 2, idAnoMoucSN_F20_07, whole genome shotgun sequence genome window above contains:
- the LOC128309878 gene encoding uncharacterized protein LOC128309878, producing the protein MSNDEKYVFYGGPLEEPIEAGCRSLGELIIKRLKENGDGVTFIDGVTDEKFTFADVLERSVRLANRFHRLGIKKDTVVAVMCENRIEMPIVTFAATYMRAIPLLLNPGYTATELAHVLKQTQPRAIFASPLAMATLQPLLRNVPSIKLTVLFGDKKPHPKVTLFRELFDRNRAQYISFTPQPVQLHEQVGLMILSSGTTGLPKAVQLTHYNVMCVLGYMRENSNVIPFEQIGLGLLPFFHVYGYMVLLHSLINRRLLVSLPRFEPTLFLSTIQKYRVTIASLAPPLMVFLAKHPLVDKYDLSSLVFLGCGAAPLSKELELAVMKRLPNLQMILVGYGLSETSLGVTTRASDVHGSVGQVNKLSWLKVVDVKTGRTLGPHETGEICVKGPLVMKGYLNNERETRAMIDRDGWLHTGDTGYFDEDENFYIVDRIKDLIKYKGFQVPPAEVEALLLTHPSIKDCAVVGRPDVSAGQLPAAFVVLQPGVNLTETEVVQYVAERLSKQKQLHGGVRFVHEIPKTASGKILRRDLVALFPKAKL